The genomic interval TCGATTTTCGAAATTTTCAACATTGAAAAAGAATTCAAACTCGTTTATCACGACCTTCAGGTTCGCACCCCTGCTGCGTGCATAAACTTCCCAGGGCTTCTCTCCGCAGCAGTACACCTCTGGCGATCTGTAGCCTGTTTTCAAGTTGCAGAGAGAAAGAAGAATATTTTCTCCGTACTTTTCTGCGATTTTTCTTGCATACTTTTCGGCCTTGTCTAGGGTGACCTCCCCATCAAGCTTTAACTTTACCTCTTTCATGATATAACTTAGGCATTAAAACTATTAAAACCTATTGTGGTGATGGATGAAAGGTAATTGGCATGTTTGGGATATAGATCATAAACACGAGCGGAGCAAGATGGCATCTTCCGGACAGGCGTCAACGCATGCGCAACACTCTATGCAGTCCTCGGCCCTTAGTGCATGGGCGTAATCTTCAGCAATTTCGTAAACATTGAAGGGGCAGACTTCAGCACATCTTCCACACCCCGTGCACGTTTCGAGAACGACTATTGATACCATACCATGCGTGCGGCATCCAAATAAAAATCTTTATCGTAAGGTTTAATTCTCCTGGGAGGCATTTATTTTCTGCGATGCTGAACAGGAAACTCAGGGAGGCCGTCAGGTCTGTTGGGATAGAAGAACTTACAGATCTTCAGCTAGAGGCATTCAGGAAGATATCCTCCGGGAAGGACGTGCTGATAATCGCACCCACCGGGAGTGGAAAAACTGAAGCGGCACTCATTCCCGTTCTTAACAGGATTCTCGAAACTGGTTATGAAGAGGGAATACTGGCCCTGTACATCACACCTCTGAGAGCTCTGAACAGGGACATGCTGAGAAGAATCAGAAAGATTTCAGAGATTGTCGGAATTAGCGTGGATGTCAGGCATGGAGACACCCCAGACTCGGAAAGATTAAGACAGTCGAAAAACCCGCCCCATCTGCTGATTACCACTCCTGAGACCTTTCAGATCCTTTTCCTCGGAAAAAGGCTGAGGAAAGCCCTGAAAAATGTGAAGTTTGTAATAATTGATGAAATCCATGAACTGATTGACAGCGAGAGAGGTGTGCAGTTAAGCATTGCCATTGAAAGGCTCAGGGAGCTGTCCAGATTTCAGACTATTGGTCTGTCGGCTACTGTCAGCAGACCTGAGGTTGTTTCCGGGTTTGTCGGGACAGATGCTGAAATCGTGGAATGGAAAGTGGAGAAGGAGTATGATGTGAGGGTTGTAAAGCCCAGGCCTGATGACAGGACGGGAAGGGAGCTTGGTGTTGATGGGGATATAGGAGGAGAATTGAGATTCATTGCCGATGTTGTTAAAAAATATGGGCCTGCCCTAATTTTTGTAAACACACGTCAGACGGCAGAGGCACTGGGTGTGAAGCTCAAGAGGCTTTTGAAATGTGAAGTGCACCATGGCAGCCTTTCGAGGGAGGCCAGGGTTGAGGCAGAGGAGAAATTTGCAAGCGGTGAGCTCGAAGCTCTCATCTGCACATCTTCGATGGAGCTGGGGATAGATATCGGCCATGTGGAAGTTGTGGTTCAATATGGCAGTCCGAGACAGGCTGTGAGATTGGTGCAGAGAGTCGGGAGAAGCGGACACGGTCTTGGAAGATCATCCCGCGGTTACATTGTTGCAAGCAGTTTCGATGATATTCTGGAATCGATGGCCATCGTGAGAAGGGCGGAGGAGGGACTGCTTGAGGATGCGGATATTCACTTCGGAAGTCTTGACGTTCTCGCAAATCAGATATGTGCCATGGCTTTAGAGTATGGCAGGATTGCAGCGAAAGATGCCTACAGGATTGTGAGAAGAGCACATCCTTACAGAACTCTTAGTTTTGAGGAATTCGAGCTTGTCTGTGAATATCTGAGAGATATTGGAAAGATCTTCTATGATGAGGGCGAAATTGGGGCCAGAAGAAATACAAGGAGATATTTTTACGACAACATATCCATGATTCCTGATGAGAGGAGATACAGGGTTGTTGACATCACAAGTGGGAGGACAATAGGGTCTCTAGATGAAAGCTTTCTCTCCACCTTCAGCGGTGAGATATTCGCAATGAAAGGCGAGCTGTGGAGGGTTCTGAGTGTTGATGATGTTGTTAAAGTCGAGCCCGTCTCGGTTGAGGGTGAGATACCTTCCTGGGCTGGAGAGGAAATCCCTGTACCCTTTGAGGTGGCTCAGGATGTTGGAAAAATCAGGAAGTGGATTGGCGGTATTGTGAGATCCAGGGGTGAGAAAGCTGCAATTGAGACTCTAAAAGAGTACGTTGGCAAGGAAGGGGCCGAAGCCGTTGTTGAAGTGCTTGCAAAACAGATCGAAGGTGGGTTTCTGATTCCAGATGACAGCCGTATTGTGGTGGACGGATCAGGTGGAATTGTGGTGGTCAACGCATGTTTCGGACACAAGGTGAACGAGACAGTTGGAAAAATACTGGCCCTCCTCCTCACAGCCAGAAGAGGAGGCAATGTTGCGGTTGAGATAGATCCATACAGGATAAAACTATCTCCCGCGAGACCTGAAGACGTTTCAGACCTTTTGAGATCTATCGAGCCAGAAAGCGTCGAGTTTCTGGCAGAGCGCTCAGTTTTTGACACAAAGCTCATGCAGTGGAAGGTTGTGAACGCTGCCAGAAAGTTTGGACTGATAGATAGAGGGGATGAACTAAGCAGAATCAATCTCAGGAGCCTGGTGGTTAAGTTAAAAGACACTCCAGTTTACAGGGAAGCGTTGAGAGAAATTTTTGTTGAGAAGATGGATATCGAGAGGTCAAGAGAGATTTTCAGAGGTATTGGGGATGGAAGGATTGAGATATCAACTTATGAAGAGATGAGCCCGATAAGCATGGTTTCAAGGGGGAAAAATCTGGACATACTCTCGGTCAGATCTCCCGAGGCGATACTCAGGGCCTTCAGAAGGAGGCTTGAAAATGAGGTATGCAAGGTATACTGCCTGAACTGCAAGGCGAGTTACTCGGAAAAGGTCGAGAACTTCAGTAAGTTTACATGCATAAGATGCGGATCAAGAATGATAGCCGTTTTCAATTCAAGGAGGGATGTTGGTGACTTCAAAAAGGAAGAGCTTTTCAAACTGGCAAATCTGGTCATGGGATATGGAAAGAGGGCGGTTTATGCCCTTTCTACCTATGGAATAGGGGCTGAAACTGCCTCTCGGTTGCTCTCGAGGTATTACCTTTCCGAAGATGATTTCTTCAAGGCTCTTATCGAGGCGGAGAGAAACTACGTGAGAACGAGGAGGTTCTGGGATTGAGTACAACATTTATTAAACTCCCGGTTGCTTTCAGATTGGATGGCGAGAGCTGAGATAACATTTGATGGTATTGACGTTGATCTGGGTATCTGCATAGAACCGGAAATTAAAAGTTCGATTAGCAGGGCAAAGCTTTATCAATCCGGCGAGAGGCTGGTATTAGAGATCGAAGCTGATGATGTTTCGGATTTGAGAGCAGCGATAAATTCGTGGTTGAGGTTAATCAAAATGGGTGTTGAGGTAAACGAGGTGTTGAGAAATGAGTGAGCTTCCCCCGCAGGTTCAGAACCTGGTGGCCCAGCTTCAGCAGCTTCAGCAGCAGCTTCAGGCAGTAATCACACAGAGGGCACAGGTAGAGGCAATGCTCAGGGATACTGAGCAGGCGCTTGAGGAGCTGCAGAAGGTTGAAGATGACTCCCCGGTTTACAAGGCAGTGGGCAATGTGCTGGTGAAGGAGAAGAAGGATGATGTGATAAAGGAGCTGACGGAGAAAAAGGAGACCTACGAAATACGGATAAAGACCCTTCAAAGGCAGGAGGAGAAATTAAGGGAACGCTTTGCCGAAACCCAGAAGAAACTTCAGAGCATCCTCAGTCCTCAGGCAGGATAAGTTCCAGAATATCTGAGAGAAGATTTTTATCTATTTTCCTACTTATTCTTAAAAACTTTCCCTCAAAAGCTATGAATCCGCTGTCAAATCTCCAGGCAGTTCTGAACGGGTGCATTTTGCACTTTTTCCCTCCAAAATCTTCCAGCCCAACCGGCTTCAAGTCTTTTTTCAGCTTAACTGTGAACGACAGATCATCCCCGACAGCTATTGTGTCCTCGTAGATTTTTTTCAGCTCAGTCTGAAGCTCCCACGGTTTCCAGTCCTTGATATTTGCGAGATCGTAAAGTTTCAGGATAACCTCTTTCATGTCCCTGAATTGCGCAGCTATTTTAAATTCATTTTCTCCACCTAATCTGTGCGAGTTTGCAAACAGTGCCTCTCTCTGATTGGAAAGGGTGAACTGGCTGAGGGCGAATGTGAGGCCTGCTGCAATGCCTTCAGCAGAGTGGAGGAGTTTGCCAGCATGATATCATCGAGGCTTTCAGAGTACGAGTTTGAAACCTTCAACACTGGTAGCAGAGTGTGGGGAAGTTTAAGGGCCCTGCAGGAACTCCTGTCTTTAAAGGGAATTGATTACGATATCAAGGGAAAATTCAATGCAGAGCTTTCCAGGGCCATATCTTCAAAAACAGGAAAAATAAGGTCGGTGAATCCAGATGTGACCGTGATCTTTGACCTCGAAACCTTTGATTTTGAAATAGAGGTAAGACCGGTTTACATCTACGGAAGATACATTAAAAGGGTGAGGAACATTTCCCAGACAAGATGGGTCTGTGGCTACTGCAGAGGGAAAGGCTGCGAGAAATGCAACTTCACCGGAAGAAAGTACGGTACGTCAGTTGAGGAGCTGATATCAGTACCGGCTGTTGGAATGTTCCTGGCGATGGATGCAAAGCTGCATGGTGCGGGGAGGGAAGATGTTGACGCCAGAATGCTCGGAAGCGGCAGACCATTCGTGCTGGAAATTCTGGGCCCAAAAAGAAGATATGTTCCTCTTGATGAACTGGAGAGGGTTATAAACACCTATGCAGGTGGGAAGGTCAGGGTTTTTGATCTGGAATATGCTGACTCAGCGAGGGTAAGGGAAGTTAAAATGGAGAGGCACAGAAAAAGGTACAGGGCCAAGATTATCTTTGAGACAGAGGTTGAGAGGAAGGAGCTTTTAAAGGCTCTTGAACAGCTCAGAGGAGAAATAAGGCAGAGAACGCCAAAAAGAGTTCTGCACAGAAGGGCAGACAGGCTGAGAATCAGGCGAGTGTTTGAAACCGAACTGCTCTTTCATTCGGGAAAAATTGCAGTCGTGGAAATCGAGGCAGAAGCGGGTCTGTACATCAAGGAACTTGTGAGTGGGGATGATGGGAGGACGGAGCCTAGTCTGTCGTCGATTCTGGGTGTAAAGGGAAAAGTGGAAAAACTGGATGTTATCGAGGTTATGGATTAGCTTACGTCCTTTATCTCGTAATCCAGACTACCCAGTTCAAGCTCTGCGGCATAATTGAGCATGGCCTCAATGTCAGTCCATTCCCAGAACCGCCCGTCCTTTATTAAAGCATCACCGCAAATCTGTGCTGCAAGATACATGTCAATACTTGCCTTGTCAATTGAGAGAATGTCTCTGGAGGCCAATATTCCGAGGTCCGGAACAAGCGGGATGTCACTGTATGGGTGACAGTCACAGTGGGGAGTAACATCCACAAGGAAGTTGAGATATGCGAAGTTATCGTTAACATCCAGCACGCCTCTGGCACACTCCACGACTCTTTCCGAAACCTCCCTGCCGAAAACCCAGGAAGTTTTTACAGCCCCATCCTTGCAAACTTCCGAACACCCGAGGCACTTGACACATTTCTCTGTTATCACCCTGTAGTTTTCAATTGCGTTTGATGGGCAAATTGTTACACACCTGTCACATTCTGTGCACTTTTCCCGATCAATTTCTGGGTATCTGGAGAGATGTATATCAAATTTTGAAGGCTTGGCAACACATCCGACCCCGACGTTTTTCAAGCTTCCACCCACTCCTGCCTGCATGTGCAGTTTGAAGTGTGTGCAGCAGATTACGGCATCACACTCCGCAATACCTTTCGCCACCTTAACGCTGCTGAGATGTCTGCCCTTTACTGGCACCTCAACAAAGTCGAAGCCGAGAAGACCGTCCGCTATTATAATCGGAGCATTCAGGGTCTGCTGGGTGTATCCATTTTCCTCTGCAACTGTCAGTCTGCCGTATGCGGTACTCCTCAATCTGGTCAGTCCCAGACCTGTGGTTTCTGTAACAAACGGTCTTCCACCGGCCTCTCTAACCTTGTTCACCACCGTCCTTACAAAAACGCTTCTCAGAGTTCTTGTGGTTCCCCTGTCCCCGAAGTGTGTTTTTACGGCAACGATATCCCCCTTCGAGATGATGTCGAGAATTCCACTTTCGTCAATCAACCTCTCAAGTTTTCTAATAAGACTCAGCTCAGGCTGGTACCATTTGCTAGGGTCGGAAACTTCTGCTCTGGGATTTACGTAAAACACGTCGCTCATAAACTTTCAATTAACATACTTTTAATAATATCTTTTGCCAGCCCCTTTTCAAATTCGTTCTTCTCGAGTGGGATGCTGGACTTTATCACCCGAATTGTGTCCTCATGGGTTTCAATGATGTTCGGGAAGAACATGGATATGGACACCTCAACACTTTTCTCATGGGCATGTTTTACCAGGGAAAACATGCTGTGCGATTTGTCCGCTTCAACCCTAACAAGAGTTGCCCTCAGAAGCTGCAAAAGCCTCTGATAGCTGTGATATATAAGAAGACCCGAAATGGAATTCATAATCAGCACGTACCCCTCTCCGACCGTATCCAGCACTCTGTTGATTGCAAGACTCACCTCATTCAGGTTGAGAGGATTGAAAACAACCACGTCCCTCTCGGAGCTGCCCCTTTTTTTTCCCCATGTGAAGGTGTCGATAATCCAGACATCATCCCTGCCAAGCTTTTTCCTCACGAATTCTGCACTTGAGAGGGTTGTGACCCATACTACCTGTTCGAAATCTGAAGAAACTTCTTCAAGCAACTTGCACTTTCCAGTCCCTGGTGGTCCGCTTATCAGCAGATGGGTCATCCCTATTCCTCACTGCAAAGTGTTGACTTACGTGTTCAAATAGATTTTAAACTTTTGCGTTTCAAAAAATTGTAATGGGTAGTGTTGCACTCCACCGTGTCATCCTCACACCAGAAAAGGCGGTGATTCTGGATAATGCTGCGGTTATAGCTGATCTGCACCTCGGATTTGAAAATGTAATGCAGGAGAAGGGCGTGGCGATTCCCAGAATGCAGGTCAGAGAGATTATTGCGAATGTCAGGAATATTGTGGACAGGTACGGGGTAGACAGAATAGTCGTGGCTGGTGATTTAAAGCACGAATTCAGCAGAAATCTTCCATACGAATGGGAGGACGTAAGGGAGTTTGTAGAGTCGGTTGATGTTGAACTGGAGGTGGTGAGGGGAAATCACGACAACTATCTTGCTGCAATCCTCGCAGAATATGGAATAGAGCTGAAAGAGTACGTCAGAATTGGGGACTATTATGTAGTGCACGGGCACAGGGATGTGGAGTTTGATAGGATTATAATGGGGCATGAACATCCAGCGATAAAGGTCAGGGTGAGGGGAGGGGTGTATTCTTACCCCTGCTACCTGGTTGTCGACGATTTAAATATAGTTTTGCCGGCCTTTTCTCCGCTTATGGGTGGAAGTGACGTTTTACAGAACACGTTTCTATCTCCAGTGCTGAATAAAGCAGGGAAAATTGAGGTTTACGCCGTTGAGGATGAGGTTGTATATCTTGGGTCACTGGAAGACATCCAGCGTGTCGTTTGATCACTCCTCGACATCCAGACCGATCGTTTTCCGGTATCTCATGCCCGGAAAGCTGATCCTGCTGAGGGCGGAGTAAGCCCTTCCCCTTGCTGTCTCGATGCTTTCCCCTTTGCCAACCACGGTGAGAACTCTTCCTCCTGTGGTAACGTATCCGCCATCGTTTTTCGCTATTCCATTTGCATAGATCGTGGCTTCCTTCATGGCTACCTCAATGCCGCTTATTGGCTGACTCGTGTAGTGATCCGCAGGATAGCCAGGCTTCAATCCCTCTCTACCCTTCAAAGCACCGCTTACTGCACAAACCGCAACGCAATAATCACTGCTGAATTTGATGTCCGTATTTTCGAGCTCACCTTCTATTATTGCCATTGAAATTTCTGCGATGTCGCTTTCGAGTCTCGGCATTTTGGCCTCAGTTCCGGGATCGCAGTCTCTCACGTTTATTTCAAGCACTTTTGGGACCAGTTCTCCGCCTTCTTCCACGAGCATGATGACCGGATAGAGAACCCCCTTGAATTCGATTCCCTCAAGTTCCCTGAACTTCCTGACAATCGGCTCAGCTACCATGTCAAGTATTTTTTTCTCAATCTCCGGACCCACATCGGGGTGTGGGCTTACCGCACCCATTCCACCGGTATTTGGATTTATGAGCTTGCCCTCTCTGAAAAGCTGCTCTATCTGTGCCTTTGTGTAGAACTTCCTTGTCAGTCCTATGTAGAAATCTCTCAGCCCTTCCAGATCGTCTTTATCAAACGCACGTTTGTAATCCTTGGCATGTCCGAACGGCTTGACAGTTTTTCCATCACTCAGGGCTGTAAAGGCGACTTCAATACCCTTCAATCTTTCCTCAACCACCACTCTGTTTCCCGCATCACCGAACTTTTTCTGAACCATTATCTCGTCAACAGCTCTGAACGCTTCATCAACGGATTCACAGACGTAAACACCTTTACCGGCTGCCAGTCCATCGGCCTTTACTACAATACCATCCTGAAAGTTTTCTTTTATGTACTCTTTCGCTTCCTCCGGATCGTCAAAGTTGGCGTATCTTGGTATTGGAACTCCGATTTTTCTCAGGAAATCCTTAGCCCAGCATTTGCTCGATTCAAGAATCGTAGCTTCCTTTTTAGGTCCTATTGCGGGAATTCCCTCCTCTTCGAGCCTGTCAACTATTCCCAGGCTCAGAGGCTCCTCAGGCCCGATGTAGGCGAGATCAATGTCCATCATTTTAGCGAACTTTACAATAGTATCCACTGCTCTAATGGATGGAATTTTAGCTCCGTTAAACTCGGCCAACCTGCACTTTTCGAAAAATTCGCTACCCCCGTTGCCGGGCGCAACATAAATTTCTTTTACTCTATCACTTTTTGAAAAAGCGTGAGCAATTGCGTTACCTCTGCCGCCAGCATCAACAACAAGAACCTTCATGTTGGTTTTTATCCCGACCATTATATTCCATTTTCGGTTGCTTGGGCTGTGAAATAATTAATATTCGTTTTTAATTACAAATTCAGCCTGTGTAAAAATAACAAAACTTAAATACGGTTTGGTTAGGCTTTCGATTGTCTTTAAAGTGAAGAGTTTAATCAAGGTGGTTACCATGGATAAGACAGAAATTCTTGAAAAGATTAAGCAAACAGAGATTAAAGTTGAAGAAAGCATCAGGGCTGCAGAGGAGGAAAAGAAAAACAAAATTCTCGAGGCAAAGATGAAGGCGAGGGAGATAATCGAAAGTGCCGAGTCTGAGGCTGCGAAGATTAAAGAAGAAATCATCAATTCTGCAAAAAGGCAAATAGAATCAGAAAAAGAGGAAATCAGGAAAAGGGAATCCAAGGAGATCGAAGAGTTCGCCAGAAAAGGAAAAGACAACGTTATGAAGGCTGTGGAGTTTCTCTATAGTGAATTTGTAGGGATGGTGGAACATGCTTAAGCCGGAAAAGATGGTTAGGGTTTCTGTAGTGGGCCCCAGGGAGAAGCTGGGGGAGACTGCAGACCTTCTCCACAGGCTCAATCTGATACACATCGAAGAACCTGAAGAATCGGAATACTTTAGAATCGGTGAGCCGTTTGAAAATGCTTCTGCTGTTTCAAGAGCTCTTGTTCAAATGAGGAGCTTCATCTCCCATCTGAAGCTGGATCCATCAAAGATCATCCCGAAGAGGAAATACAGAGCATCGGAAATCGAAGCGCAGTTGAAGGATAAACTTGACGAGTACCAGAAGCTTATTGGAGAGAAACTTGAATACCTCAGAAGTGTCGATGAGAAAGTCGCAGTGCTTGACGAGCAGCTCAGTCATATCGAGCCTTTGAAGCAGCTTGGAATCCCTGCAAAGCTGTTAAAGGGCTACAAAACACTCAGAACGTTTGTTGGGTTCGTTAAGGAGAATCCAGCAAGCAA from Archaeoglobus neptunius carries:
- a CDS encoding AF1514 family protein, producing the protein MKEVKLKLDGEVTLDKAEKYARKIAEKYGENILLSLCNLKTGYRSPEVYCCGEKPWEVYARSRGANLKVVINEFEFFFNVENFENRA
- a CDS encoding 4Fe-4S binding protein — encoded protein: MVSIVVLETCTGCGRCAEVCPFNVYEIAEDYAHALRAEDCIECCACVDACPEDAILLRSCL
- a CDS encoding DEAD/DEAH box helicase, whose translation is MLNRKLREAVRSVGIEELTDLQLEAFRKISSGKDVLIIAPTGSGKTEAALIPVLNRILETGYEEGILALYITPLRALNRDMLRRIRKISEIVGISVDVRHGDTPDSERLRQSKNPPHLLITTPETFQILFLGKRLRKALKNVKFVIIDEIHELIDSERGVQLSIAIERLRELSRFQTIGLSATVSRPEVVSGFVGTDAEIVEWKVEKEYDVRVVKPRPDDRTGRELGVDGDIGGELRFIADVVKKYGPALIFVNTRQTAEALGVKLKRLLKCEVHHGSLSREARVEAEEKFASGELEALICTSSMELGIDIGHVEVVVQYGSPRQAVRLVQRVGRSGHGLGRSSRGYIVASSFDDILESMAIVRRAEEGLLEDADIHFGSLDVLANQICAMALEYGRIAAKDAYRIVRRAHPYRTLSFEEFELVCEYLRDIGKIFYDEGEIGARRNTRRYFYDNISMIPDERRYRVVDITSGRTIGSLDESFLSTFSGEIFAMKGELWRVLSVDDVVKVEPVSVEGEIPSWAGEEIPVPFEVAQDVGKIRKWIGGIVRSRGEKAAIETLKEYVGKEGAEAVVEVLAKQIEGGFLIPDDSRIVVDGSGGIVVVNACFGHKVNETVGKILALLLTARRGGNVAVEIDPYRIKLSPARPEDVSDLLRSIEPESVEFLAERSVFDTKLMQWKVVNAARKFGLIDRGDELSRINLRSLVVKLKDTPVYREALREIFVEKMDIERSREIFRGIGDGRIEISTYEEMSPISMVSRGKNLDILSVRSPEAILRAFRRRLENEVCKVYCLNCKASYSEKVENFSKFTCIRCGSRMIAVFNSRRDVGDFKKEELFKLANLVMGYGKRAVYALSTYGIGAETASRLLSRYYLSEDDFFKALIEAERNYVRTRRFWD
- a CDS encoding KEOPS complex subunit Pcc1, encoding MARAEITFDGIDVDLGICIEPEIKSSISRAKLYQSGERLVLEIEADDVSDLRAAINSWLRLIKMGVEVNEVLRNE
- a CDS encoding prefoldin subunit beta; this encodes MSELPPQVQNLVAQLQQLQQQLQAVITQRAQVEAMLRDTEQALEELQKVEDDSPVYKAVGNVLVKEKKDDVIKELTEKKETYEIRIKTLQRQEEKLRERFAETQKKLQSILSPQAG
- a CDS encoding tRNA pseudouridine(54/55) synthase Pus10, whose product is MRVCKQCLSLIGKGELAEGECEACCNAFSRVEEFASMISSRLSEYEFETFNTGSRVWGSLRALQELLSLKGIDYDIKGKFNAELSRAISSKTGKIRSVNPDVTVIFDLETFDFEIEVRPVYIYGRYIKRVRNISQTRWVCGYCRGKGCEKCNFTGRKYGTSVEELISVPAVGMFLAMDAKLHGAGREDVDARMLGSGRPFVLEILGPKRRYVPLDELERVINTYAGGKVRVFDLEYADSARVREVKMERHRKRYRAKIIFETEVERKELLKALEQLRGEIRQRTPKRVLHRRADRLRIRRVFETELLFHSGKIAVVEIEAEAGLYIKELVSGDDGRTEPSLSSILGVKGKVEKLDVIEVMD
- a CDS encoding DUF362 domain-containing protein; the encoded protein is MSDVFYVNPRAEVSDPSKWYQPELSLIRKLERLIDESGILDIISKGDIVAVKTHFGDRGTTRTLRSVFVRTVVNKVREAGGRPFVTETTGLGLTRLRSTAYGRLTVAEENGYTQQTLNAPIIIADGLLGFDFVEVPVKGRHLSSVKVAKGIAECDAVICCTHFKLHMQAGVGGSLKNVGVGCVAKPSKFDIHLSRYPEIDREKCTECDRCVTICPSNAIENYRVITEKCVKCLGCSEVCKDGAVKTSWVFGREVSERVVECARGVLDVNDNFAYLNFLVDVTPHCDCHPYSDIPLVPDLGILASRDILSIDKASIDMYLAAQICGDALIKDGRFWEWTDIEAMLNYAAELELGSLDYEIKDVS
- a CDS encoding metallophosphoesterase, with translation MGSVALHRVILTPEKAVILDNAAVIADLHLGFENVMQEKGVAIPRMQVREIIANVRNIVDRYGVDRIVVAGDLKHEFSRNLPYEWEDVREFVESVDVELEVVRGNHDNYLAAILAEYGIELKEYVRIGDYYVVHGHRDVEFDRIIMGHEHPAIKVRVRGGVYSYPCYLVVDDLNIVLPAFSPLMGGSDVLQNTFLSPVLNKAGKIEVYAVEDEVVYLGSLEDIQRVV
- the purD gene encoding phosphoribosylamine--glycine ligase — its product is MKVLVVDAGGRGNAIAHAFSKSDRVKEIYVAPGNGGSEFFEKCRLAEFNGAKIPSIRAVDTIVKFAKMMDIDLAYIGPEEPLSLGIVDRLEEEGIPAIGPKKEATILESSKCWAKDFLRKIGVPIPRYANFDDPEEAKEYIKENFQDGIVVKADGLAAGKGVYVCESVDEAFRAVDEIMVQKKFGDAGNRVVVEERLKGIEVAFTALSDGKTVKPFGHAKDYKRAFDKDDLEGLRDFYIGLTRKFYTKAQIEQLFREGKLINPNTGGMGAVSPHPDVGPEIEKKILDMVAEPIVRKFRELEGIEFKGVLYPVIMLVEEGGELVPKVLEINVRDCDPGTEAKMPRLESDIAEISMAIIEGELENTDIKFSSDYCVAVCAVSGALKGREGLKPGYPADHYTSQPISGIEVAMKEATIYANGIAKNDGGYVTTGGRVLTVVGKGESIETARGRAYSALSRISFPGMRYRKTIGLDVEE
- the ahaH gene encoding ATP synthase archaeal subunit H, with translation MDKTEILEKIKQTEIKVEESIRAAEEEKKNKILEAKMKAREIIESAESEAAKIKEEIINSAKRQIESEKEEIRKRESKEIEEFARKGKDNVMKAVEFLYSEFVGMVEHA